A genomic region of Haliotis asinina isolate JCU_RB_2024 chromosome 1, JCU_Hal_asi_v2, whole genome shotgun sequence contains the following coding sequences:
- the LOC137256916 gene encoding dynein regulatory complex subunit 2-like, producing MPAKKKKKSGKLAKMTEEERIAYEDQKRLAEEEMRKKKEDMLAQFMKDKLTKEEKASKFNLNKLNHQWRNIMREAKSRELKKDIEILSQTFERVVDRKDAVIKSLAKDIMEAEEQYSMALRSHLQNVDNLIGLQRQRLGKAKDEYTEELNIIMEEFDSEREMLVEQHTQEMTDIDDILFAMDQNFQEAENEAKSEFQSMRDEIKNKNLEEKHALRVVLESKVDDLWQQFRQALQNYNETTEERKTAFETLKAKDEKSAREIELQMRKLQRISDQISNLKLKMSNNSKECEERNRSLKEERERMLAHFQDLKAQMNKLRDAERDKLTKLTLESNAAIKELKRQKEKAEQIMRLAEMCRKLETEEEKVLPFYASSLTAEETEDVNAAILEPPSEPLAMVIHEYSSLENFWKRHNKVLLDKLALDKEKQTLVQENQQLRTLLKQYLDGISVNDEILSQVNPLFIVNNKTNVKLNVPVVDPRVRRPPPQTVVEAAHIIKHILPS from the exons ATGCCTgctaagaagaagaagaagtcaGGCAAACTTGCCAAAATGACAGAGGAGGAACGGATTGCTTATGAGGATCAAAAGCGCCTGGCTGAGGAAGAAATGAGGAAAAAGAAGGAGGATATGTTAGCCCAGTTTATGAAA gatAAACTTACAAAAGAAGAGAAAGCCAGCAAGTTTAATTTGAACAAACTGAACCATCAATGGAGAAACATCATGAGAGAGGCCAAGTCTAGGGAACTCAAGAAAGATATTGAGATTCTCAGCCAGACGTTTGAGCGGGTCGTGGATCGGAAGGATGCTGTCATAAAATCTTTGGCCAAGGACATTATGGAGGCTGAGGAACAATACTCCATGGCGCTCCGAAGCCACCTGCAGAATGTTGACAACTTGATAG GCCTGCAGCGCCAGCGACTGGGGAAAGCTAAGGATGAATACACGGAGGAGTTGAACATTATCATGGAGGAGTTTGACAGTGAGCGGGAGATGCTGGTGGAGCAACACACACAGGAGATGACAGATATTGATGACATCCTCTTCGCAATGGATCAGAACTTCCAGGAGGCTGAGAATGAGGCCAAGTCCGAGTTTCAGAGCATGAGGGATGAAATAAAAAACAAG AACCTTGAAGAAAAGCATGCCTTGCGTGTTGTACTGGAGTCTAAGGTTGATGACTTGTGGCAACAGTTCAGACAGGCATTACAAAACTACAATGAAACCACAGAAGAACGCAAGACAGCATTTGAAACTCTCAAAGCCAAGGATGAAAAGAGTGCCAGGGAGATCGAGCTTCAGATGAGGAAGCTTCAGAGAATCTCA GACCAGATATCCAACTTGAAACTGAAGATGTCCAACAATTCCAAAGAATGTGAGGAGAGGAACAGGTCGCTGAAAGAG GAGCGGGAGAGGATGCTGGCTCACTTCCAGGACCTCAAGGCCCAGATGAACAAGCTAAGGGATGCAGAGCGGGACAAGCTGACCAAACTAACTCTGGAGAGTAACGCAGCTATCAAGGAACTCAAGAGGCAGAAGGAAAAG GCAGAGCAGATAATGCGGCTGGCAGAGATGTGTCGGAAGCTGGAGACAGAGGAAGAGAAGGTTCTACCCTTCTATGCATCCTCTCTGACAGCGGAAGAGACTGAGGATGTAAATGCAGCTATCTTGGAGCCACCTTCAGAACCACTAGCAATG GTGATCCATGAATACTCTTCTCTGGAAAACTTCTGGAAACGCCACAACAAGGTGCTACTGGATAAACTTGCACTGGATAAGGAGAAACAGACACTGGTCCAGGAGAACCAACAGCTTCGTACACTTCTCAAACAGTACCTGGATGGAATCTCTGTCAACGATGAGATCCTGTCTCAAGTGAACCCACTGTTCATTGTCAACAACAAGACAAATGTCAA gttGAATGTCCCAGTTGTGGATCCTCGTGTCCGACGCCCTCCTCCCCAGACTGTAGTGGAAGCTGCTCACATCATCAAACACATCCTTCCCTCATGA
- the LOC137256933 gene encoding aspartate dehydrogenase domain-containing protein-like: MVRRVGIIGYGYLGQYLVQQINSRSDMELVFVWNRTVSALKESDQIRPDQILEDLSDFEKYQADLIVEVAHPSITQKYGPGILQSTDFMIGSPTALADAELEAALRSAATDHGLYIPSGAFWGGEDIKKMADRGTLQALKVTMTKHPSSFKLSGELKVKNDQVKDTRTVLYDGPVRELCPLAPNNVNTMAAAALAAHNLGFDKVNGSIVADPELRDWHIVEVDVWGPGDLSTGSAFHCKTIRSNPAKVGHVTGSATYASFLSSLLAAKDKGPGIHLC, from the exons ATGGTGAGACGTGTAGGAATAATCGGATATGGCTACCTTG GGCAATACCTGGTGCAACAGATCAACTCCAGAAGTGATATGGAGTTGGTGTTTGTATGGAACCGAACTGTGTCAGCACTGAAAGAGTCAGACCAGATCAGACCAGACCAGATTCTGGAAGATTTGtctgattttgaaaaata CCAGGCAGACTTGATAGTAGAAGTAGCTCATCCCAGCATCACACAAAAGTATGGGCCTGGTATCCTGCAGAGCACTGACTTCATG ATAGGCTCTCCCACTGCCCTGGCCGATGCTGAGCTAGAAGCAGCTCTGCGAAGTGCAGCCACAGACCACGGTCTGTACATACCCAGTGGGGCATTCTGGGGAGGCGAAGACATCAAGAAGATGGCAGACCGCGGAACATTACAG gctttgaaAGTCACTATGACCAAACACCCATCAAGTTTCAAGCTCAGTGGTGAGCTTAAGGTTAAGAATGACCAAGTAAAAGACACAAGGACAGTGCTGTATGATG GACCGGTGCGGGAGTTGTGTCCCCTGGCCCCCAACAATGTCAACACCATGGCAGCAGCGGCACTAGCAGCACACAACCTCGGCTTCGACAAAGTAAATGGCAGCATTGTGGCTGATCCAGA gtTGAGAGACTGGCACATTGTGGAGGTGGACGTGTGGGGCCCAGGAGATTTGTCTACAGGGTCGGCCTTCCACTGTAAGACTATCCGTAGTAACCCGGCTAAAGTTGGACATGTTACTGGCTCAGCTACCTACGCCTCCTTCCTCAGCAGCTTGTTAG CGGCCAAGGATAAAGGACCTGGAATTCACCTGTGTTGA